A genomic region of Lysinibacillus sp. 2017 contains the following coding sequences:
- a CDS encoding DUF4368 domain-containing protein — translation MDRELNNCSNENYLQSLMNKLEQFLSIDKLTSQMLNALVDKITCSVNGEIRIHYNFENPFETQKEDSNLDG, via the coding sequence TTGGATCGTGAGTTAAATAATTGTTCAAATGAAAACTATCTACAATCCCTAATGAATAAGCTTGAACAATTTCTCTCCATCGATAAATTAACTTCACAAATGCTAAATGCATTAGTCGATAAAATTACTTGTAGTGTAAACGGTGAAATTCGAATTCATTATAATTTTGAAAATCCGTTTGAAACGCAAAAAGAAGACAGTAACCTCGATGGGTAG
- a CDS encoding autorepressor SdpR family transcription factor has product MGDIFKAIADPIRREILNLLKESDLTVNEIVEKFNISQPSISNHLTILRNAGLITSEKSGRHIYYSLNTTVLEESFKWFLSLINTKG; this is encoded by the coding sequence GTGGGGGATATATTCAAAGCCATTGCAGACCCTATTAGAAGAGAAATTTTAAATTTATTAAAAGAAAGTGATTTAACTGTAAACGAAATTGTTGAAAAATTTAATATCAGCCAACCCAGTATATCTAACCACTTAACCATCTTGAGAAATGCAGGATTAATCACTTCAGAGAAATCAGGAAGACATATTTATTATTCATTGAATACGACGGTATTAGAAGAAAGTTTTAAATGGTTTTTGTCTTTGATTAATACGAAAGGGTGA